CGTTATTTAATATTATTCTTAAACCCTATTCCTGTTAATTTTGCCGAGCTAGCTTTAAATATTTTGTTTTCTCAATTTAGGTAGCCGAAAGTCTCGCCAAAGCTTCCTTCATTGCTGGTGGCAACTGGCGCATAATCTTACCCTTGTCCCGGTCAACCACTACCAAAGTAACCCGCGCCGTAGCAAATAGAGTTTGTCCATCGGTAGATTGAATTTTGTAATCCCAATTAATTCGCACACCCTCGATTTCTGCCATCCGCGCCCTGACCACAGCCGTCATTCCCATCTGAATCGGTCGGTGGTAGCGCAAAGAAAGATCGACAACTGGCATATCGCATCCTAAGGCTACCAGTTCGGAAAAGTTGATGCCAATTGAACGCAAGCATTCCACCCGCGCTTCTTCCAACCAAGCAATATAGGAACCATGCCAGACAATGCCACCATAATCAGTGTGGTGAGGTTGCGCCCTTACTGGATATTCAAACCAGTTCTCGGTCGTTGCTGTCAGAGACAGGTTTTCGATAGCCCCAGTGGGCGGGAGTGATGGTGTTTGCGGTTCTTGTGACACGTTGCCAATCTTCACTCAATACACGATCTGGATTTTAACATCGTCGGGAAGTTCCTACTTGCAGAATTGGCAGTACAAGTGGGGATGATTCGTTGGCTTTTTTACTAAGGGGTGGGAGAGGGTGAGAAATGTGTAAGCTTGATGCCTTAGCAAAAGTGGAATATTTGACAACCCACAATAGCAATATCCAGCTAAAGACGGAAATCTGCTTTTTGAACTAGCCCCATACCGAAGGCCGTGATACCTTTAAAAATGGTGCGAGCGTCCTGTAACAACAGGACGAAAAGAAAACCCCTGGCAGAAACTCGACATCTTCTAAAAGCCGAGTGTAAAGATTATAGATATTTAGGATACAATCCTATAATGAGAATCGTCCGCCAGTATCGAGTGCGCCCAACTCAACACCAGTTAGTTACAATGAAGGAGTGGATAGGAGCGCTCAGATGGCAGTGCAATTATCGGTTAGCTGAAGGCTTTAAGTGGTGGAAGCAAAACCGTTGTAAAATTGGCGGCGATGACACAAGCAGTTGTGCGATCGCACCGCTAAAAAACAGTCGAAACTACTACATCCAAAAGCGCCACTTTAAAAAAACCAACGAGTTATTCCCATTCTATAAAAACATTTTTTTTCATTGGTTACAAAACTGCGTTGAGCAGGTGGCAATCCCTCGATACAATCGGAAAGCCCAGAAGCAAATTGAGCGATTACAGCTTCAGTTGTATCGCCATCAGGGTAGTAAGCATCAAGTTAAAATCAAACAACTTGAATTGGCACCTGTAAAGCTGGCTTCCCAACGTCAAAATTTTCGCTCCCAAACTGCTAAGTGGCTGTTGAAGCAATTGATGGTTGTTGATAAAGACTTGAATACCAAAAAACTCGCCCCAAGCAAATTGACATTTGTTACTGGTGCGGTAGAGGAGCAATTCTTATCTATCGTGGCGATCGCAACTGCGGTGGAGAGCAACTTACCATTCGGATGCTTGAATGCGCGAGGGGAGAATTGCCTATGGGCCATAAATCAAAAAGATTTTGGCGGCGATGCGGTTTTCAAGCCGCAGGCTAACAGATGGTATTTCTGTCCTAATTGCGGACTGGATCTCGAACGAGATGAAAGCGCAGTTAGGAAGGTGGAAAAAAAAGCGGTGGGCATCTTGTCTGGAGGCCGGATCGGGAGAGAAAAAAAAGCTCCTGTTGAGGGAGTATCCCTGTTTTGGAAAAATGCCCGACGACTAAAGGATACTGTTGGTCAATTCCCGAAAGGGCAGACCCTTCCCCGAAACAGGGAGGGGGTTGCAGGCTCCCCCTTCCGAGAACAAAAATTCTTCCCCCTCTTATACAGAGGGGACTGGGGGATGGGGTTGTCTGACGCTAACAGTATCTTAAAGTCGCGGCTCTCGCGTCCAAGCCTGCTTTTGCGGGCTTTAGGTAAGCCTGGGT
This genomic stretch from Funiculus sociatus GB2-C1 harbors:
- a CDS encoding acyl-CoA thioesterase, with amino-acid sequence MSQEPQTPSLPPTGAIENLSLTATTENWFEYPVRAQPHHTDYGGIVWHGSYIAWLEEARVECLRSIGINFSELVALGCDMPVVDLSLRYHRPIQMGMTAVVRARMAEIEGVRINWDYKIQSTDGQTLFATARVTLVVVDRDKGKIMRQLPPAMKEALARLSAT
- a CDS encoding helix-turn-helix domain-containing protein, which gives rise to MRIVRQYRVRPTQHQLVTMKEWIGALRWQCNYRLAEGFKWWKQNRCKIGGDDTSSCAIAPLKNSRNYYIQKRHFKKTNELFPFYKNIFFHWLQNCVEQVAIPRYNRKAQKQIERLQLQLYRHQGSKHQVKIKQLELAPVKLASQRQNFRSQTAKWLLKQLMVVDKDLNTKKLAPSKLTFVTGAVEEQFLSIVAIATAVESNLPFGCLNARGENCLWAINQKDFGGDAVFKPQANRWYFCPNCGLDLERDESAVRKVEKKAVGILSGGRIGREKKAPVEGVSLFWKNARRLKDTVGQFPKGQTLPRNREGVAGSPFREQKFFPLLYRGDWGMGLSDANSILKSRLSRPSLLLRALGKPGSAGLDARASRQKSLWVCMQNWDAALVAAKNPKITRKVQQGDTSPKIGLSRPLSNFV